From BD1-7 clade bacterium, one genomic window encodes:
- the ttgG gene encoding Toluene efflux pump periplasmic linker protein TtgG produces the protein MNQSKGSALKRHVVVPMLVLGVAIGATALLVVNKKPVERKVQELILPKVEVGAVVFEDIQIPLQTRGVVTARTQSKLLSEVSGKVVWVSPKWVDGGFFAKDEVMLKIDEQEYVNQVAQAKSRIAQAMSTLVQEQGQAFVAREEWQLRRPDSSNKAGRALALREPQLASAQAQVDAAVADLQLAEDKLKKTRIRAPYAGLVDGKDADIGQYLGVGHRLAEFHAVDYVEIRVPLTQAQIALLELPRLGETADIPVALTARVGDLQAHWQGKLVRTEGLLDEKTKVLYAIVEVDDPYGLRKQHKRPLRIGTFVEAELPSRLLTDVVVLSRRLLRSGNNVWLVDDNNRLDKRQVRVLPTRGDKVYVISGIEAGERVITSGISDAVEGREVRIDSVDEEPKDENTQVTDHVNSPVAGS, from the coding sequence GTGAATCAATCCAAAGGTTCGGCGCTAAAGCGCCATGTTGTAGTGCCGATGCTCGTTTTGGGCGTAGCAATAGGTGCCACAGCCTTACTGGTTGTGAATAAGAAGCCCGTTGAACGTAAAGTGCAGGAACTGATTCTTCCAAAGGTTGAAGTAGGTGCTGTGGTTTTTGAAGATATCCAGATTCCCCTGCAAACTCGTGGTGTCGTGACGGCACGCACACAATCCAAACTCCTGTCTGAAGTCTCGGGTAAAGTAGTGTGGGTCTCTCCCAAATGGGTTGATGGCGGCTTCTTTGCAAAAGATGAGGTCATGTTAAAAATTGACGAGCAAGAATACGTCAATCAAGTCGCGCAGGCTAAATCCAGAATCGCCCAAGCAATGAGCACTCTGGTGCAAGAGCAGGGCCAAGCGTTTGTTGCTCGCGAAGAATGGCAGTTACGTCGTCCGGATAGCTCCAATAAGGCTGGTAGAGCATTAGCATTACGTGAGCCGCAGCTGGCTTCTGCTCAAGCTCAAGTTGATGCTGCTGTTGCTGATCTGCAACTGGCCGAAGATAAATTGAAAAAAACCCGTATCAGAGCCCCTTATGCCGGGTTAGTGGATGGAAAAGATGCGGATATTGGTCAGTATCTGGGAGTTGGCCATCGATTGGCGGAATTCCATGCTGTTGATTACGTAGAGATTCGTGTTCCGCTAACGCAAGCACAGATTGCGCTTCTCGAGTTACCTCGCCTTGGCGAAACAGCTGATATCCCGGTCGCCTTAACGGCGAGAGTGGGTGATCTTCAGGCACATTGGCAGGGTAAGCTGGTTCGTACGGAAGGTTTGCTCGATGAGAAAACCAAAGTACTGTATGCGATTGTTGAAGTGGATGATCCTTATGGTTTGCGTAAACAACACAAACGCCCGCTGCGCATCGGAACTTTCGTTGAAGCTGAACTTCCTAGCCGCTTGCTGACCGATGTGGTTGTTCTTTCCCGTCGTTTATTGCGTTCAGGCAACAATGTTTGGTTGGTTGATGACAATAACCGTCTCGATAAACGTCAAGTTCGTGTGCTGCCCACACGAGGTGACAAAGTTTATGTCATCAGTGGTATTGAAGCCGGTGAACGGGTTATTACCAGTGGTATTTCAGATGCTGTTGAAGGGCGTGAAGTGCGGATCGATTCCGTTGATGAAGAGCCTAAAGACGAGAATACACAGGTGACGGATCACGTGAATAGTCCAGTAGCGGGGTCCTGA
- the mexB gene encoding Multidrug resistance protein MexB, protein MVPQEKGVIAWFVDNPVAANLLMAFILIMGWLSVDNIRKELIPAKSSDIVTITVDYPSASPLEVEEGITLKIEDVLKNVQGIKKVNAVSNHGNARVQVEVDDGFDIDRVVDDIKIGLDAMPRLPEHTEKLKVKRALFSGLAIQVQISGNISEADAKTLAAEMRAELLAETDAKKISVWGDRPFEIAIEADPAQLEKYNLTINDLSRKIRAESVNLPSGGINSAKGFIILRVEGQSYRQQDFENIVILTTEEGSVIRLGDIANVRDGFVEWGAKGYFDGRYSVGLAVFSVGDQDISDVARQVQQFVKDKQKALPEGVYLTDWADVTYYLDISLTMMLENMLWGALLVFLILALFLDLKTTFWVIAGLPVCFLGTFILMPTAWVDVSLNLVSIFGFILVLGIIVDDAIIVAESIDGEIRQQGFSQDAVVKGAKRVALPVTFGVLTTVVAFTPMVLVDGPWQAAPHAIGFIVILCLLFSLVESKLILPAHLASMQQGIFRAVKFRWHDNFQKRNNEKLMAWVKRFYVPVLRVSTRHRYTTVAGFIGLLLLTLGLIFGGVAKYVLLPAEPSDFLKVNLTMGEGTPEETTQQYRDHIYNSLVDVEKNYMEEFGTDIGFIRHVFSFNKGETDGLFTLELNKPSERKIDSFEIIERWRDKVGEIPQANMLEFLAATDGGSRKMNFMLASRNNEQLSAAAEELYNEMKNYQGLRNFSNSAQGSRDSFIMHLKPKAKSMGLTLADISRQVRQAFYGDEAQRIQREEHEIRVMVKYPKDNRRSIADLEEMMVRLPGERFISLSELVYLQPKKVESNLTRVNYESAAYVGALADRAVESPGKISSELKKTFIPALLKKYPEVQYRPGGAGLEQDTLEQDLKAFFGIACMLVFILLAIPLKSYFQPLIIMSVIPFGVIGAVIGHIVMGYPISMMSLFGIIALTGVVVNDSLVMVDFINQARRSGQNTMDAAIEAGTLRFRAIFLTTATTFVGVIPMLLENAQRAETMVPMAISLGFGIVFATGITLLLVPCLYLIVDDGHRLAKSIAAKAEG, encoded by the coding sequence ATGGTGCCTCAGGAAAAAGGTGTTATCGCGTGGTTTGTTGATAACCCAGTTGCTGCGAATTTGTTGATGGCCTTCATCCTGATTATGGGGTGGTTATCAGTCGATAATATCCGTAAAGAACTCATCCCTGCCAAATCCAGTGATATTGTGACTATCACAGTTGACTACCCCAGTGCATCGCCGCTGGAAGTCGAAGAAGGCATAACGTTAAAAATTGAAGATGTGCTGAAGAATGTTCAGGGCATTAAAAAGGTCAATGCCGTTTCCAATCATGGCAATGCACGTGTTCAGGTCGAAGTTGATGACGGCTTTGATATTGATCGGGTTGTCGATGATATCAAAATTGGTTTGGATGCGATGCCACGACTGCCCGAGCATACTGAAAAGCTCAAGGTAAAACGGGCGTTATTCAGTGGCTTAGCCATTCAGGTACAGATCTCGGGTAACATCAGTGAGGCCGATGCAAAAACCTTGGCGGCTGAAATGCGCGCTGAACTATTGGCTGAGACGGATGCTAAAAAGATCAGCGTGTGGGGCGATCGGCCGTTTGAAATTGCCATAGAAGCAGACCCTGCACAGTTAGAGAAGTACAACCTCACGATTAACGACCTGTCGCGCAAGATTCGTGCAGAATCGGTGAATTTGCCGAGTGGGGGCATCAATTCGGCGAAGGGCTTCATTATTCTGCGCGTTGAAGGTCAGTCGTACCGTCAACAAGATTTTGAAAACATCGTTATTCTCACGACCGAAGAAGGCTCGGTGATTCGACTGGGCGATATTGCGAATGTGCGTGATGGCTTTGTTGAGTGGGGGGCGAAAGGATATTTCGACGGCAGATACAGCGTTGGTTTGGCCGTGTTTTCTGTGGGTGATCAAGATATCAGTGACGTTGCACGCCAAGTTCAGCAATTTGTTAAAGACAAACAAAAAGCCTTGCCCGAGGGCGTCTATCTGACGGACTGGGCAGATGTAACCTACTACCTTGATATCAGCCTGACCATGATGTTGGAAAACATGTTGTGGGGGGCGTTATTGGTCTTTTTGATTTTGGCTTTGTTCCTGGATTTGAAAACCACCTTTTGGGTGATCGCTGGTCTACCAGTCTGTTTTCTGGGCACCTTCATCTTGATGCCAACAGCTTGGGTGGATGTCAGTCTGAATCTTGTCTCCATCTTCGGGTTTATTCTGGTGTTAGGGATCATTGTTGATGATGCCATCATTGTTGCCGAGAGTATTGATGGCGAAATACGCCAACAGGGGTTCAGTCAGGATGCCGTTGTTAAAGGCGCTAAGCGGGTTGCGTTGCCGGTAACTTTTGGTGTGTTGACGACGGTTGTAGCGTTTACACCGATGGTGTTAGTTGATGGGCCTTGGCAAGCGGCACCGCATGCGATCGGATTTATTGTTATTTTGTGTTTGTTGTTTTCGTTGGTGGAATCCAAGCTAATACTCCCCGCGCATTTAGCCTCTATGCAACAGGGCATTTTTCGAGCGGTTAAATTTCGTTGGCATGACAACTTTCAAAAGCGCAATAACGAAAAGCTTATGGCATGGGTTAAGCGTTTTTATGTGCCAGTTTTACGTGTCTCGACACGCCATCGATACACCACCGTAGCCGGCTTTATTGGTTTGTTGTTGTTAACGTTGGGATTGATATTTGGCGGTGTCGCCAAGTATGTTCTGCTGCCGGCCGAGCCGAGTGACTTCTTGAAAGTTAATCTGACGATGGGAGAAGGTACGCCGGAAGAGACCACCCAGCAATACCGCGACCATATCTACAACAGCTTGGTTGATGTTGAGAAAAACTACATGGAAGAATTCGGTACGGATATCGGGTTCATTCGTCATGTTTTCAGTTTTAACAAAGGCGAAACTGATGGGCTGTTCACGCTTGAGTTGAATAAACCCAGCGAACGTAAAATTGATAGTTTTGAAATCATTGAACGTTGGCGTGATAAAGTCGGTGAGATTCCGCAAGCCAACATGCTGGAGTTCTTAGCCGCAACCGACGGTGGCAGTCGCAAGATGAACTTCATGCTGGCGAGCCGCAACAATGAGCAGCTGAGTGCCGCGGCAGAAGAGCTTTATAACGAGATGAAAAACTACCAAGGGTTACGGAATTTTTCGAATTCCGCCCAAGGCAGCCGTGATAGTTTTATTATGCATCTGAAACCCAAAGCCAAATCGATGGGGCTGACTCTAGCGGATATTTCTCGTCAGGTTCGTCAAGCCTTCTATGGTGATGAAGCTCAACGTATTCAGCGTGAAGAGCATGAAATTCGTGTGATGGTGAAATACCCCAAAGACAATCGTCGTTCGATTGCTGATTTGGAAGAAATGATGGTACGTCTGCCTGGCGAGCGTTTTATTTCATTGTCTGAACTGGTGTATCTGCAGCCGAAGAAGGTCGAGTCTAACCTGACACGAGTAAACTATGAATCTGCCGCCTATGTTGGTGCGTTAGCTGATCGTGCTGTCGAATCACCAGGAAAAATATCGTCTGAGTTGAAAAAGACTTTTATTCCGGCCTTGCTGAAAAAATACCCGGAAGTTCAATATCGTCCAGGTGGTGCGGGCTTAGAGCAGGATACTTTAGAACAAGACCTGAAAGCCTTCTTTGGGATTGCCTGTATGTTGGTTTTCATCTTGTTGGCGATTCCGCTGAAGTCTTACTTCCAGCCGCTGATTATTATGAGCGTGATTCCCTTTGGTGTGATTGGTGCGGTTATCGGGCACATCGTGATGGGGTATCCGATCAGTATGATGTCGTTGTTCGGTATTATTGCGTTAACCGGGGTGGTGGTTAATGACAGCTTAGTGATGGTGGATTTCATCAATCAGGCGCGCCGTAGCGGTCAAAATACGATGGATGCAGCGATTGAGGCCGGTACATTACGATTCCGGGCGATATTCCTGACCACGGCAACGACCTTTGTTGGTGTTATTCCGATGCTGCTAGAGAACGCTCAGCGTGCTGAGACGATGGTCCCGATGGCCATATCCTTGGGTTTTGGTATCGTGTTTGCGACTGGAATCACGCTGTTACTGGTGCCATGCCTGTATCTGATTGTTGATGATGGTCATCGATTAGCCAAATCCATTGCGGCAAAAGCAGAAGGGTAA
- the ubiD gene encoding 3-octaprenyl-4-hydroxybenzoate carboxy-lyase, whose protein sequence is MKYRDLRDFIKGLEKQGELKRITAEVDPNLEMTEISDRVLRAGGPALLFENPKGYDTPVLCNLFGTEKRVAMGMGADSIESLREIGELLAFLRQPEPPKGIKDAWSKLPVFRQVLHMGPKITKSPACQEVVLRDDDVDLTRLPIQTCWPGDAAPLITWPLVITRGPHKERQNLGIYRQQLIGKNKLIMRWLSHRGGALDFKEWQDKYPGERFPVSVALGADPATILGAVTPVPDNLSEYAFAGLLRGSKTELAMCLTNNLQVPASAEYVLEGYLEPGEMADEGPFGDHTGYYNEVDQFPVFTVECITHRRDPIYHSTYTGRPPDEPAILGLALNEVFIPILKTQFPEIEDFYLPPEGCSYRLAIVTMKKQYPGHAKRVMMGVWSFLRQFMYTKFVIVTDDDVNARDWQDVIWAITTRMDPARDTTLIENTPIDYLDFASPVSGLGSKMGLDATHKWPGETDREWGRVIQMDADVQDRVDAMWDTLGIDIEGKKR, encoded by the coding sequence ATGAAATATCGCGATTTACGTGATTTCATCAAAGGTCTGGAAAAACAAGGTGAACTGAAACGTATCACCGCCGAGGTCGATCCCAATCTCGAGATGACTGAAATCAGTGATCGTGTGCTTCGAGCAGGCGGCCCGGCTTTATTATTCGAAAACCCCAAAGGCTACGATACGCCGGTTCTTTGCAATCTGTTTGGTACGGAAAAGCGAGTAGCGATGGGTATGGGAGCCGATTCCATCGAGTCTCTTCGAGAAATCGGCGAGCTACTGGCGTTTCTGCGACAACCTGAACCGCCAAAAGGCATCAAAGATGCGTGGAGCAAACTCCCAGTATTTCGCCAAGTCTTGCATATGGGGCCAAAGATCACCAAGTCACCCGCCTGCCAAGAAGTCGTTCTGCGTGATGACGACGTGGATCTAACCCGCTTACCTATACAGACCTGCTGGCCTGGCGATGCTGCACCCTTGATAACCTGGCCACTCGTCATCACTCGCGGTCCGCACAAAGAACGCCAAAACCTCGGTATTTACCGTCAACAGTTGATCGGCAAAAACAAACTGATTATGCGCTGGTTATCGCACCGCGGCGGCGCACTCGACTTTAAAGAATGGCAAGACAAGTATCCAGGAGAACGCTTCCCTGTCAGTGTCGCGTTGGGTGCAGATCCAGCGACGATTCTTGGCGCCGTTACGCCAGTACCAGATAATTTGTCCGAATATGCATTCGCTGGCCTGCTACGAGGCAGTAAAACCGAGCTGGCAATGTGCCTGACCAACAATCTACAAGTGCCCGCAAGCGCGGAATATGTGCTGGAGGGCTATTTGGAACCCGGTGAAATGGCGGATGAAGGCCCCTTCGGCGACCATACCGGTTATTACAATGAGGTTGACCAATTTCCGGTATTTACCGTTGAGTGCATTACTCACCGCCGTGATCCCATCTACCACAGCACCTATACCGGCAGACCGCCGGATGAACCGGCCATTCTTGGGCTCGCGTTAAACGAGGTGTTTATCCCGATTCTGAAGACTCAGTTTCCCGAAATCGAGGATTTTTATCTCCCGCCTGAAGGTTGTTCATACCGCTTGGCTATCGTGACCATGAAAAAACAGTACCCGGGTCACGCCAAGCGCGTCATGATGGGTGTTTGGTCTTTTCTCCGCCAGTTCATGTACACCAAGTTTGTTATTGTCACCGATGATGATGTTAATGCGCGTGACTGGCAAGATGTGATCTGGGCGATCACAACACGGATGGACCCTGCTAGAGACACGACCTTGATCGAAAACACACCCATCGATTATTTAGACTTTGCGTCACCGGTATCGGGGCTCGGTTCTAAAATGGGCCTAGATGCCACGCATAAATGGCCAGGTGAAACCGACCGTGAATGGGGGCGAGTTATTCAAATGGATGCAGACGTTCAGGATCGGGTCGATGCAATGTGGGACACACTAGGAATAGATATCGAGGGTAAAAAACGTTAA
- the rho gene encoding Transcription termination factor Rho has product MNLTELKKKSITDLLSIASDMGLDNLARSRKQDVIFAILKKHAKSGEDIYGDGILEILQDGFGFLRSAEGSYLAGPDDIYVSPSQIRRFNLRTGDTISGKIRPPKDQERYFALLKVDQINFEQPENSRHKVLFENLTPLFPTDRLMLEAGNGSSEDLTGRIIDLVAPIGKGQRGLIVAPPKAGKTIMLQHMAQSIVRNNPECFVIVLLIDERPEEVTEMQRSVRAEVVASTFDEPPARHVQVAEMVIERAKRLVEHKKDVVILLDSVTRLARAYNTVQPSSGKVLTGGVDAHALERPKRFFGAARNIEQGGSLTILATALVDTGSKMDEVIYEEFKGTGNQELHLERKVAEKRVYPAINVRRSGTRREDLLTTEDELQRMWILRKLLYEMEDAQAIEFLIDKLRDTKSNGEFFGSMKRK; this is encoded by the coding sequence ATGAATCTTACCGAGCTTAAGAAAAAATCCATTACCGACTTACTTTCCATTGCATCGGATATGGGGCTGGACAACCTCGCACGATCACGTAAACAAGACGTTATATTCGCCATATTGAAGAAACACGCAAAAAGCGGCGAAGATATTTACGGTGACGGCATCCTTGAAATTCTGCAAGACGGCTTCGGTTTTTTACGATCAGCTGAGGGCTCGTACCTTGCAGGCCCAGATGATATCTATGTATCGCCCAGCCAGATCCGTCGCTTTAATCTGCGCACTGGTGATACGATTTCCGGCAAAATTCGCCCACCGAAAGACCAAGAACGTTATTTTGCATTGCTTAAAGTTGACCAGATCAACTTTGAACAGCCAGAAAACTCACGCCACAAAGTACTGTTTGAAAACCTAACACCTCTATTTCCAACAGATCGCCTGATGCTTGAAGCCGGTAACGGATCCAGTGAAGATCTGACCGGACGTATCATTGATCTGGTGGCTCCAATTGGTAAAGGCCAACGTGGCTTGATTGTTGCGCCACCTAAAGCCGGCAAAACCATCATGTTGCAGCACATGGCACAGAGCATTGTGCGTAACAATCCTGAATGTTTTGTGATTGTTCTGCTGATTGATGAGCGCCCAGAGGAAGTTACCGAAATGCAGCGCTCAGTGCGCGCAGAGGTTGTTGCATCCACCTTCGATGAACCACCGGCACGTCACGTGCAAGTTGCTGAAATGGTTATTGAGCGCGCAAAACGACTGGTTGAGCACAAGAAAGACGTTGTCATTCTACTGGATTCGGTCACACGCTTGGCGCGCGCTTACAACACTGTTCAGCCAAGTTCAGGTAAAGTACTCACCGGTGGTGTTGATGCCCATGCACTGGAACGTCCAAAACGTTTCTTTGGTGCTGCACGAAATATCGAACAAGGCGGCAGCCTAACAATCCTCGCCACTGCACTGGTTGATACCGGATCGAAGATGGATGAGGTTATTTACGAAGAATTTAAAGGAACAGGTAACCAGGAATTGCACCTAGAACGTAAAGTGGCGGAGAAACGTGTATACCCTGCCATTAATGTTCGCCGTTCCGGTACCCGTCGCGAGGATTTGCTGACTACCGAAGACGAACTGCAACGCATGTGGATTCTGCGTAAACTACTTTACGAAATGGAAGATGCACAAGCAATCGAGTTCTTGATCGACAAACTGCGCGACACCAAGTCAAATGGTGAGTTCTTTGGCTCAATGAAACGCAAGTAA